From the Cucurbita pepo subsp. pepo cultivar mu-cu-16 chromosome LG05, ASM280686v2, whole genome shotgun sequence genome, one window contains:
- the LOC111796246 gene encoding LOB domain-containing protein 16-like, translating to MASSTTANSHVSASASASPSPSPCGACKFLRRKCAPDCIFAPYFCSEQSAARFAAIHKVFGASNVSKLLLHVPVPHRCEAVVSIAYEAQARIRDPVYGCVAHLFALQQQVAYLQTQLMQARAQLAQTHMQIQWTGIPKFPNYQSQVTNSAVSPQTSLESAANNDEAQFQQFPTKIPASCHGDVGELQALALRMMRN from the exons ATGGCGTCTTCCACTACAGCCAATTCTCATGTCTCTGCCTCTGCCTCTGCCTCCCCCTCCCCCTCCCCTTGCGGAGCATGCAAGTTTCTGCGACGAAAGTGTGCGCCTGATTGCATCTTTGCTCCTTACTTTTGCTCTGAACAAAGCGCTGCCAGATTTGCCGCCATTCATAAGGTGTTTGGAGCCAGTAATGTGTCCAAGTTGCTCCTCCACGTCCCTGTTCCTCATCGCTGTGAGGCTGTTGTCAGTATTGCCTATGAAGCTCAAGCTCGCATTCGTGACCCTGTTTATGGCTGTGTTGCTCATCTTTTTGCTCTCCAACAAcag GTGGCGTACTTGCAAACACAGCTGATGCAAGCCAGGGCTCAACTTGCACAAACCCACATGCAGATTCAATGGACCGGAATCCCAAAGTTTCCAAATTATCAATCCCAAGTAACCAACTCTGCAGTTTCCCCACAGACCTCTCTGGAATCAGCTGCCAACAATGATGAAGCTCAATTTCAACAATTTCCTACAAAAATACCAGCTTCCTGTCATGGTGATGTTGGAGAGCTCCAAGCTTTAGCTCTCAGAATGATGAGAAACTAA
- the LOC111796247 gene encoding LOB domain-containing protein 29-like, with protein MTGSGSPCGACKFLRRKCVRGCVFAPYFCHEQGASHFAAIHKVFGASNVSKLLARLPVTERCEAAVTISYEAQARLQDPIYGCVSHIFALQQQVVSLQAQLASLKEQAAESMMNGSSNNGGGVNEKNCRKIPSHFQDLHNWFQSDHSNVTPGFNPNPTQDSASNPYYDENYRIMINSQSNGNYEHHMAKMEESGSYGSFEETSDYSMYTLDHLHSNVQQWSFNESPDDLQSVAFGHARRW; from the exons atgacaGGCTCTGGTTCTCCATGTGGAGCCTGCAAGTTCTTGAGAAGAAAATGTGTCAGAGGGTGTGTTTTTGCTCCTTACTTCTGCCATGAACAAGGAGCCTCTCACTTTGCCGCCATTCATAAGGTGTTTGGAGCCAGCAATGTGTCTAAGCTTCTTGCTCGCCTCCCTGTTACTGAGCGCTGTGAGGCTGCTGTTACCATCTCTTATGAAGCTCAAGCTCGCCTTCAAGATCCCATCTATGGCTGCGTTTCTCACATCTTTGCCCTTCAACAACAG GTTGTGAGTCTTCAGGCACAGCTTGCTTCTCTGAAGGAACAAGCAGCAGAGAGCATGATGAACGGCTCAAGTAACAACGGGGGTGGGGTGAATGAGAAGAATTGCAGAAAGATTCCATCTCATTTCCAAGATCTCCATAACTGGTTTCAATCGGATCATTCGAACGTAACGCCCGGATTCAACCCGAACCCGACTCAAGATTCAGCATCCAACCCTTATTATGATGAGAACTATCGCATTATGATCAATTCCCAATCCAATGGGAACTATGAACATCACATGGCAAAAATGGAGGAAAGTGGATCATATGGAAGCTTTGAAGAAACCTCAGACTATTCCATGTATACTCTTGATCATCTGCATTCAAATGTTCAACAATGGAGCTTCAATGAGTCGCCTGATGATTTACAATCAGTCGCTTTTGGTCATGCTCGACGTTGGTAA